Part of the Salmo trutta chromosome 2, fSalTru1.1, whole genome shotgun sequence genome, TAACTTCCAAAAGTGGAATTTGCATCACAGGTGTTctcttccatttcccctgaaaatcGGAGCTTCCGGTTGTCAACAACTCAGCCAAGCTACATGCAGGCCTGCCATTTGTGACTTTGGGTAGTTTTTGTATGTCAAAAATAAtagaatgtaaaaaataaaaccttttttttttcaaGACAGCCTGTAATTTTTGGGCTCAACTCCCTGTTACAGAATTTGTACAATTGACTGACCATatagatgatgatgaggatgatgatgaacaTATGACAAAAACACTCTCAGCACTTTTAGTTTCTTGGAATTAGGCCTACTGAACACTGGCAAAATAAACTCAACATATAGGTTTATGACTGACAGTCTATATCACTTCACTGATGCTGCTGTAATCTGTCTACTTATTACAATTGTATGCCCTAGTATGCCACCTTGTGTTTGAGAGAGGTAGGCTATTATTTTAGAATCTCttattactgtactgtaattgTATTAAAATACAAAAGGCCTTTCTTAGTGATATAGAGTATCAACTAATACAGCATTTAACTCTGAAAACATCATGGGCGGGAAATATTTTTCTTACTGGTGCCTTTTGTGAATGTCAGCAAAATATGGAAATTAAATGTCAAACAATCTGAGAATTGCATTAAGACTGCCTAATTTCAACTCTTGAGAATCTAAATTGTTTTCATTTTGAATTAAAGCAAACTTTCACTTACTACAGAAGcaacatacagtatttattttaattgatgtCCATGCAtctgactgtaagttgctctggacaaGAGTGTATACtatgctaaatgactgaaataaaaaaattcaatGTTAGAAGAAGTGTTTTCAACTGCAACGCTGTTTTGACAGAAACACCATTAAATCTGTAAATAAGAATCaaatacaaaatgaaaacagACACATATTGGCTTTAGTCTACCTCTTCGACTGAACAAGCAGTGACCCACCAAATGTGATGGTATTGGATGAAGCAGTGGCCCAAGAGCTACCACAGTCTTGGCTCACATacaccagggaccctctgcgcagAAAGGTCATATAAGTGGACAGATTACCCACAGTGGAGGGACTCCTGATTTTGGTGTGAGAGACAGCCACCCAGTAACCATTGATCACCAACCATAGGTCTGTCTTGACACCGTGTTTCCCACTCTGTGTGGAGAAGAAGAACTGGTAGACTCCTTTGACAGGAGCCCGGAACACCCCGGTCCTCCGGTTGAAGGCTCGCCCAACGTTCACAAGGACAGTCCTGTACTTGATGCGGTTCACCTTGCCTGAGATGGGCCCGGGATAGGAGGCAAAGAAGTGGACTTTTCTCTTCAGGGCTGGAGGAGAGAAAATGACCAGAGATCAGCATGGACATTTGGAAATGTATTTTGATTGTGTTAATTCAAAATGTTTTATGACTACTCACGTCTTGGCTTCTTCTTACACCTCCAGTTTATATTGTCTCGACTTACACAGGTCTCGCTTTTCCTGCACTTTCCACACACAATGGTGTTGATATCTGACAGGGGGGAAAAATGTCACATGTTCAAATTGTAAAACACTCATCTCATAAACTACCACAATGAGAGTTCTAGCTATACATATTGTGTCCGTTTCCCAGACACAAATTATAGCCTAGTCCTGCCCTAAAAGGCGTTTTTTTAATGGAGAATCTCGATTGAAAATGCTTTTAGTCTAGGACTACACTTAGTCTGTGGCTGGGAAACTGGCTCACAATGACCAATCTTACCTGCACAGTAGGCCAGGTGACATGTCGTCGGTTTGGTAAACTTGTAGACGTAATAATTGCCCTGGCACTTCTTCACTTTGATGGGTGTGGACTTGAAAGCGCAGCAGTTCTTGTTCCAGTGGCCGCAGACCTTGCGGGTGACGATCCCATCCCTCCTCTTCGGGTGAGGCCCGGCCAGCCACATGGGGGCGTGGGTGCCACACTTGTTCATGGGCACACACCTCTCGGGCATCTGCAGACTGTTGCCCTTGTAGAACAGGCGGTACCAGCCTCGCCACTTGACGTTGCGGTCACACATCTTGTTCTTGATGCTGGTGTTAGTGGCCCTCCAGGGCTGGTCCAGGACAGTGTAGCGGAAGCAGGGATCGAAGGGTCGCATGGAGTCTTCTTCCTCTGATGACCACACAATGTCCTCCTCTCCATGGTTTGGGGGGTAAACAAGAGAAGTGCTGCCTACCAGAGATATCACATAGACAGAGACCAGACAGGAAAGGAACAATAAACCAGTTATGCTCACACTAAAGCTAGTCATATGGATATCTTGTCAAGGATCATAATGATGATCAAATTTTACTTATCAACAATAATAAAATCTACTGCAGTAAATGTCAGACAGGTATACCATATTACAAGCTGCACAAATTATCTTCATAAAAAAGTTATAGAAATGAAATTGTGATGTAAAGGACTAATAATCATATAATTTCCTTCACTGACCTATTTCTGTTGTAGTCTCATTCTTAGGGCTTGTCAGCATCTGTGGAagaagaaacaaaaacaaaaagtcTAATCTGCCTGTTTAAAGAAGCACAAAATCATATAAAAAAGATAGATCTTAATTAAGTGGAAAATCCCTTACCTGATTCAGGGCCTCCAGCTGTTGCCTGATATTTGTTTGTTCACATTTGAAGTGTTCCATTTCCTGaatagatatatttttttttaatatgacAATAACCAATGAATAACTAATGAATCTTGTTACACAGCATTATTGTTTAGGGGCGAGCAAAGATTGAATTTAAACTACATCATAGAAAGAATTTCTAAAACATGTAATTTAAGTTTTAAAAAATTGCATTACCTTGTAGACAGCAGCAAGTTGCATCACCAAAGGTTGATCCTCAAACTTCCAAATATTAAACTCAACCTGGAAGATTAAGATCATTTCTTTGTGTTATTCATTTGGCAAACCTTTGGAAGTTTTATAGCAGTGTGCCAATCTCATTATTAGGTAGGGTTTGGAACTTCCATCCGATGTAAACAACATTTGGAAGAAAGTATTTAATACATAATGTATGATTTCTATATTCCAAATCTCCATCTGCTCTGCTTTTGAACATCACTCGGAGTAGTTGATACTCACAGAACTGGCATTCCCTACCGAGCCCACTGTGTAGGGTGATAGCATAGCAAACACAgccacagctaacacaatcatcTGGGGAAAACAGTGACAAATCAAATATATAAATTATTTCAATTATTATACATTTCTAAGATCATTTTTAGATATTGTGCTATTCCCAAATTAATGTTCTGGTAATTACATATTAATTAGAAGAGGAGCGTGATAAGGTATTTCGTTTTAAATTATGCTGGCTAAATATTCTTACCTCGAAACACTGCATCTCAAAGTCAATGATGAGGGACCCTGTAAATTAGAATACCAAAGTTAGGGAAAATATAAGGGCTGTCAAATCCCTCTGTCAAATGTGTTGAAACAGAACATATCAGCACATATCAGCACATATCAGAACATATCAGCATCATGGAACAAATGATTCTGGTAATGCACATAAAGGATTTGAAATGGTACCAATGGTACAGGAACTGATATTTATGTTTAAATAATATAAACCTACAAAGCACTTGAAATGTAAAAACGTGTCCCCACCTGTTTAGGTCAGCATCTTGAAAATCAGTCCGCGGATGGACTTATATACCCATGTACAGGGACTAATGTCACAAACAAAAAAAGAGAAGTTAAGGACTTCAGTTAAACAGCATTTTACCCACTCAGTAAGTTTAGGTGTTACTTTTCACAGACAAGACGCAGACGTGTACATGAAATGGTCTTACCATCAGCAGTTTTGGAGGCAGTGTGGTCAACAATGGCCCAGAGAAAAAGTTGTCGGCTATACATATTCATGAACTGCATTTTGACTTTTCAGGGGTCAAAATGGGTCCTCATCAGGGTACAAAATCAGGGGTGAATTGAGCAAGAAACTTTCAGTGTTGATTATATCAGACAACCAGGACAGTTTAAACGTATTCTAATGTGGCTGATTCAAAATGGAATCAGAACAAAACAGATACTAAGTGGTAGATCAATATAATAGATCAATATAGCCAAGAATATGATGCTCTCCATTAAATAAAATGAACCCGATACACCGATCTGAAAGGTAAAATCAGAAAATGGCTCTTCAAATGAAAAGGTTCCCTGTCAAGTAGTTTTCATCTGTTTGATTTAGGTTTTGAGACATGTTGCTTGTGTAAgcagcagtggcggttctagaccatttcaactgggggggccaagctgtggccagttgtactgttagaggagccagttacattagatgttattgttgtcatatggttttcttcactgcattgcaggcattagcaggcaaaagaccatgttcataatcatcatcgttgccactgtctaataacggatgtaaaaaaaagaaagatagcaaaaatttgttatgtaaaaatgatttcataatccacatttaggggggccataAGAGGGTCCAAagttgttgtcacaggggcacacCCCCGCCAGAGCCGCTAGTGGTAAGCAGCTAATGGGGAAATGCATGGGAAAACCACATGGAAGATATGATTGGTTGGAGCCATGGGTGTGCATAATGTTTTTTCAGCATCAGCAAAGCTAAGAGCGGTGACATAAGCTGCAGTATGAATCTAAAAACACTTTCCCTGCATTTTCCATTCAATCATTTGTGGGCTAAACCTATAATTGAAAAACAATGATACTTGAAACATTGATTGGATTAACGTGTGAAAATGTTGAATACGTTTCCTCTGTATTGAAAATGTAACGTTTTTACATGCGTAAATGTCAGCAATGCACTCAGCACTGTAATAACCAAGAAAATAGGTCCTATTCTAAACTGAGGGTGCAggcatttttacattttaaatataatatattatgcagatgctcttatccagagcgacttacagtagtgagtgcatacattttcctaTTTGTTTGTTCTGGTCTCCCGAGGGAATAGAACCcacctggcattgcaagtgccatactctaccaaccgagccacacgggacccagcCACTGAGGAATAAAGAAATGGAGACTACGTCCAAGATGTCCGACCGTTGATTTCAACATGATTTACTCATGCGATCGATTGACCGTCTATATCTAGACGGCCCGACTTCACACTCAGTGCACACAGGGAGCAGCGCAAGCAGCGATAACTTCATCACGTTGTCCAAAAACATGGTAGACATTGgatgaaaataaaatgttgatATCTTTGGCTGTTAGTGATGGGAAAAAATAGGCCTCATCGACAGCTATACTAATAATTCAAAggatgttttgtgcacaaagATGATACTACAGTGTCTTATTAGGAATTTTAAAATCTGACTTCTCTATGCGGCCGTCTATGGAAATTGGCTTTATGGGCCCGGCTTCAATTAAACTGCAGTACTAAAGCAAGACTTTAGGAACAGTCCAAACCGTCCTTCTAGACCGGAACCCTGGCCCCTTGGGTGCGGTCGTCACTtcttaccacagccacaaaatcataaaccctgcctatttaGACAATTTAACTTCTCAAAATGGGATTGTAaatttaaccctaaccacactgctaaccctaactttaaattaagatcaaaaagctcatttttgttATCATGAATTTTGACAATATTGCTGTGgctgtgctatctagtggaaacAGCTGCATAATGATGCTTGAGGGCTGTGCCAACACTGCAGTATCAAAGATACCCCAATAGGGGTAGTAGCAATACAGCTTTACTGTACATATCAAATATGCATCCTCCTTTGGTATCATACTGTTTCATGCCACTGATAAGATTAATT contains:
- the LOC115158486 gene encoding uncharacterized protein LOC115158486, coding for MQCFEMIVLAVAVFAMLSPYTVGSVGNASSVEFNIWKFEDQPLVMQLAAVYKEMEHFKCEQTNIRQQLEALNQMLTSPKNETTTEIGSTSLVYPPNHGEEDIVWSSEEEDSMRPFDPCFRYTVLDQPWRATNTSIKNKMCDRNVKWRGWYRLFYKGNSLQMPERCVPMNKCGTHAPMWLAGPHPKRRDGIVTRKVCGHWNKNCCAFKSTPIKVKKCQGNYYVYKFTKPTTCHLAYCADINTIVCGKCRKSETCVSRDNINWRCKKKPRPLKRKVHFFASYPGPISGKVNRIKYRTVLVNVGRAFNRRTGVFRAPVKGVYQFFFSTQSGKHGVKTDLWLVINGYWVAVSHTKIRSPSTVGNLSTYMTFLRRGSLVYVSQDCGSSWATASSNTITFGGSLLVQSKR